In Pseudomonas fluorescens, one genomic interval encodes:
- a CDS encoding nucleobase:cation symporter-2 family protein: MKTPHVSHQRPEDENLGVGANMAYGLQHVLTMYGGIVAVPLIIGQAAGLSPADIGLLIAASLFAGGLATLLQTLGLPFFGCQLPLVQGVSFSGVATMVAIVSSGGEGGFQSVLGAVIAASLIGLLITPVFSRITKFFPPLVTGIVITTIGLTLMPVAARWAMGGNSHAPDFGSMQNIGLAAVTLVLVLLLSKVGSSTISRLSILLAMVIGTILAVFLGMADFSSVTQGPMFGFPTPFHFGMPTFHFAAILSMCIVVMVTLVETSADILAVGEIIGTKVDSKRLGNGLRADMLSSMFAPIFGSFTQSAFAQNVGLVAVTGIKSRFVVATGGIFLVILGLLPFMGRVIAAVPTSVLGGAGIVLFGTVAASGIRTLSKVDYRNNVNLIIVATSIGFGMIPIAAPNFYDHFPSWFATIFHSGISSSAIMAIVLNLTFNHFTAGNSDQQSVFAAAEERTLRYRDLAALREGDYFSDGKLRDCDGKEVPVIEPDEHDHGHGAPKTQMKSSEHV, translated from the coding sequence ATGAAAACGCCCCATGTTTCACACCAACGGCCCGAGGACGAAAATCTCGGGGTCGGCGCGAATATGGCTTACGGCCTGCAACATGTTCTGACCATGTACGGCGGTATCGTTGCGGTGCCACTGATCATCGGCCAGGCGGCCGGGCTGTCGCCGGCGGACATTGGTCTGTTGATTGCTGCTTCATTGTTTGCGGGGGGGCTGGCGACACTGCTGCAAACCCTGGGTCTACCGTTTTTTGGCTGTCAGTTGCCGCTGGTGCAGGGCGTGTCGTTCTCCGGTGTGGCGACCATGGTCGCGATTGTCAGCAGTGGCGGGGAGGGCGGCTTCCAGTCGGTGCTGGGCGCGGTGATTGCCGCATCGTTGATCGGCTTGCTGATCACCCCGGTGTTCTCGCGAATCACCAAGTTTTTCCCTCCACTGGTCACCGGCATCGTGATCACTACCATCGGCCTGACGCTGATGCCGGTGGCTGCGCGCTGGGCCATGGGTGGCAACAGCCACGCGCCGGACTTCGGCAGCATGCAGAACATCGGTCTGGCGGCGGTGACGCTGGTGCTGGTGTTGCTGCTGAGCAAGGTCGGCAGTTCGACCATCTCGCGCCTGTCGATCCTGTTGGCCATGGTGATCGGCACGATTCTGGCGGTGTTCCTCGGCATGGCCGATTTCTCCAGTGTCACCCAAGGGCCGATGTTCGGCTTCCCGACGCCGTTCCACTTTGGCATGCCGACCTTCCACTTCGCCGCGATCCTGTCGATGTGCATCGTGGTCATGGTGACCCTGGTGGAAACCTCGGCGGACATTCTGGCGGTCGGTGAGATCATCGGCACCAAGGTCGACTCCAAACGCCTGGGCAACGGTCTGCGCGCGGACATGCTGTCGAGCATGTTTGCCCCTATCTTCGGTTCGTTCACCCAGAGCGCCTTCGCGCAGAACGTCGGGCTGGTGGCGGTGACCGGGATCAAGAGCCGTTTCGTGGTGGCCACAGGCGGTATCTTCCTGGTGATTCTCGGTCTGCTGCCGTTCATGGGCCGGGTGATCGCAGCAGTGCCGACGTCGGTGCTGGGCGGCGCCGGTATCGTGCTGTTCGGGACGGTGGCGGCGAGCGGGATTCGCACGTTGTCGAAGGTCGATTACCGCAACAACGTCAACCTGATCATCGTCGCCACCTCGATCGGCTTCGGCATGATCCCGATTGCCGCGCCGAACTTCTACGATCATTTCCCGAGCTGGTTCGCGACCATTTTCCATTCGGGCATCAGCTCCTCGGCGATCATGGCGATCGTGCTCAACCTGACCTTCAACCACTTCACCGCCGGCAACTCGGACCAGCAGTCGGTTTTCGCCGCAGCGGAAGAGCGCACCCTGCGTTATCGCGACCTGGCGGCGCTGCGGGAAGGCGATTACTTCAGCGACGGCAAGCTGCGCGATTGCGATGGCAAGGAAGTGCCGGTGATCGAGCCTGATGAACACGATCATGGGCATGGCGCGCCGAAGACCCAGATGAAGAGCAGCGAGCATGTTTGA
- a CDS encoding BrnT family toxin, which translates to MKSFETQYDKSKNAANKLKHRGVSLAETEPVFHDERALTIEDNDHDEQRWITLGLDGKGRLLVVAYSYREANVVRIISARVATPSERRAYFLEA; encoded by the coding sequence ATGAAGTCATTCGAAACTCAGTACGACAAAAGCAAGAACGCAGCCAACAAACTCAAGCACAGGGGCGTCAGCCTTGCCGAGACCGAGCCGGTCTTTCACGACGAACGCGCGCTGACGATCGAGGACAACGACCATGACGAACAGCGCTGGATCACCCTCGGCCTCGACGGCAAAGGGCGCTTGCTGGTGGTTGCGTACAGTTATCGCGAGGCCAACGTCGTACGAATCATTTCTGCACGTGTCGCCACACCGAGCGAACGTCGCGCATATTTTCTGGAGGCTTGA
- a CDS encoding BrnA antitoxin family protein, whose protein sequence is MKDEYDFSHGKRGALAPAKGKTRITIMLDDAVIEAARSVAENEGFGYQTVINNTLRHTLLEAGSKTQDVEPHHSGQFKKGITAADLKSLEKKLSAAVGEIRRVLEPEAKP, encoded by the coding sequence ATGAAAGACGAATACGATTTCTCGCACGGCAAGCGCGGTGCCTTGGCGCCCGCCAAGGGCAAGACCCGCATCACCATCATGCTCGATGACGCCGTCATCGAAGCCGCCCGCAGCGTGGCGGAAAACGAAGGGTTCGGTTATCAGACGGTGATCAACAACACTCTGCGCCATACCCTGCTGGAGGCTGGCAGCAAAACGCAGGACGTCGAGCCGCACCACTCCGGGCAATTCAAGAAAGGCATCACCGCCGCCGACCTCAAGAGTCTGGAAAAAAAGCTGTCGGCGGCGGTCGGGGAAATCCGCCGGGTACTGGAACCGGAGGCCAAGCCCTGA
- a CDS encoding arylamine N-acetyltransferase family protein, protein MSEPRLANPTLYLQHLGFDIPPPPTLTTLRQLQLRHTGVFPFENLSTITGAPVLIDLASVEQKVLHGGRGGYCYELNNLFLALLLELGFDARGISGRVVLAQPEGTWTARTHRLSLVIIDGERYITDVGFGGMVPTAPLLLDTEAEQATPHESYRIEKQADGYMLRANVAGEWRAMYLFDLQRQEDIDYTLGNWYVSTHPESPFAQRLMVARTGDGWRRTLNNGSFAIHHMGADSERREVADVDELLEVLEQEFGLRVPDQPHVRQSLARMLVPA, encoded by the coding sequence ATGAGCGAGCCACGTCTGGCGAATCCGACGTTGTACCTGCAACACCTGGGGTTCGACATCCCACCGCCCCCCACACTGACAACCCTGCGGCAGTTGCAGTTGCGCCACACCGGCGTCTTTCCCTTCGAGAACCTGTCGACGATCACTGGCGCGCCGGTGCTGATCGATCTGGCCTCGGTCGAACAAAAGGTTCTCCACGGTGGCCGGGGTGGTTACTGCTACGAACTGAACAATCTGTTTCTGGCGTTATTGCTGGAGCTGGGCTTCGACGCCCGTGGCATCTCCGGGCGTGTGGTGCTGGCGCAACCCGAAGGCACGTGGACGGCGCGTACCCACCGCTTGAGCCTGGTAATCATCGATGGCGAGCGCTACATCACCGACGTCGGCTTTGGCGGTATGGTGCCGACCGCGCCGCTGCTGCTCGATACCGAGGCTGAACAGGCGACGCCGCACGAGTCCTATCGCATCGAGAAACAGGCCGATGGTTACATGCTGCGCGCCAATGTCGCCGGCGAATGGCGCGCGATGTACCTGTTTGATCTGCAACGCCAGGAAGACATCGATTACACGCTCGGCAACTGGTACGTCTCGACCCATCCCGAGTCACCGTTTGCTCAGCGGTTGATGGTTGCGCGCACCGGCGATGGTTGGCGGCGGACCCTGAACAACGGCAGCTTCGCGATTCATCACATGGGCGCCGACAGCGAGCGGCGCGAGGTGGCGGATGTCGATGAACTGCTTGAAGTGCTGGAGCAGGAATTCGGCCTGCGCGTGCCTGACCAGCCGCATGTGCGCCAGTCGCTGGCGCGGATGCTTGTACCGGCCTGA
- the xth gene encoding exodeoxyribonuclease III codes for MKNLRIATFNVNGLRARLPNLLQWLKREQPDIACLQELKSVDSAFPAAELEAAGYGAIWHGQASWNGVAILARDAQPLESRRGLPGDPEDKHSRYLEAAVHGVLVGCLYLPNGNPQPGPKFDYKLAWFERLIRYAKDLQSSDHPVVLAGDYNVVPTDMDIYNTRSWLKDALLQPESRECYQRLLDQGWTDSLRHLYPDDRLYTFWDYFRQHWQTNSGLRIDHLLLNPALSPYLHEAGVDAWVRNEQHASDHAPTWIRIGSRKRR; via the coding sequence ATGAAAAACCTGCGGATCGCCACATTCAACGTCAACGGCCTGCGCGCACGCTTGCCGAACCTGCTGCAGTGGCTCAAGCGCGAGCAACCGGACATCGCTTGCCTGCAAGAGCTCAAGTCAGTCGACAGTGCATTCCCGGCCGCCGAACTGGAAGCCGCCGGCTACGGCGCAATCTGGCACGGGCAGGCGTCGTGGAACGGCGTGGCGATTCTCGCTCGCGATGCGCAGCCGCTGGAGAGTCGCCGCGGTCTGCCGGGCGATCCCGAGGACAAGCACAGCCGTTATCTGGAGGCGGCGGTGCACGGTGTGTTGGTCGGCTGCCTGTACCTGCCCAATGGCAACCCGCAACCGGGGCCGAAGTTCGACTACAAACTGGCCTGGTTCGAACGCTTGATCCGCTACGCCAAGGATTTGCAAAGCAGTGATCATCCGGTGGTGCTGGCCGGCGATTACAACGTGGTGCCCACTGACATGGACATCTACAACACCCGTTCCTGGCTCAAGGATGCGCTGCTGCAACCCGAAAGCCGCGAGTGTTATCAACGACTGCTTGATCAAGGCTGGACTGATTCGCTGCGCCATCTGTATCCCGACGATCGCCTCTACACCTTCTGGGATTACTTTCGCCAGCATTGGCAAACCAACTCCGGTCTGCGCATCGATCATCTGCTGCTCAACCCGGCACTCAGTCCGTATCTGCACGAAGCCGGGGTCGACGCCTGGGTGCGCAACGAACAGCACGCCAGCGATCATGCGCCGACCTGGATTCGCATCGGTTCGCGCAAGCGTCGGTAG
- a CDS encoding GNAT family N-acetyltransferase yields the protein MLTTLQGPRILLRPLQYSDADALLRAAADGELWNLTVTVVPSASTIDSYLKKALDGRDAGTVMPFVIVLKDSGEVIGSTRFWKIDPLNRKLEIGSSWISARWQKSFVNTEAKYLMLRHAFEVLDCVRVQFTTDENNQKSRNAILRLGAQQEGIVRHERIMPDGRKRNSVRFSIIDDEWPQVRQALEQRLAEDRG from the coding sequence ATGCTCACCACGCTGCAAGGCCCGCGCATCCTCCTGCGTCCACTTCAGTACAGCGACGCCGACGCCCTGCTCCGCGCTGCCGCCGACGGCGAACTGTGGAACCTCACCGTCACTGTGGTGCCGTCGGCGAGCACCATCGACAGCTATCTGAAAAAAGCCCTCGACGGCCGTGATGCCGGCACGGTCATGCCGTTTGTGATCGTGTTGAAGGATAGCGGCGAAGTGATCGGCTCGACCCGGTTCTGGAAGATCGATCCGCTCAATCGCAAGCTGGAAATCGGCAGCAGCTGGATCTCCGCGCGCTGGCAGAAATCCTTCGTCAACACCGAAGCCAAATACCTGATGTTGCGTCACGCCTTCGAGGTGCTCGACTGCGTGCGAGTGCAGTTCACCACCGACGAGAACAACCAGAAGTCGCGCAACGCGATTCTGCGCCTCGGAGCGCAACAGGAAGGCATCGTGCGCCACGAGCGGATCATGCCCGACGGCCGCAAGCGTAACTCGGTGCGTTTCAGCATCATCGATGACGAATGGCCGCAGGTGCGGCAGGCGCTGGAGCAGAGGCTGGCTGAGGATCGAGGCTGA
- a CDS encoding sensor domain-containing diguanylate cyclase, translated as MPIPIHDPHQTPGTLKRLPLRKAAALFIVAVCLCLSGLLYLQLEQTRRQDLANAQIASTNLTRAMAQQAEDTFLAADLVLTSLADWVEDDGYGAAQRPRLQKTFARRVQQLEQLHGMFLFDREGQWVITSFPDLPRGNGVADREYFRFHQQNASTVAHIGPAIRSRENGEWIIPISKRINDRAGNFQGVLMAGIKMAYFDRFFKSFSLDDNGIMFLGLKDGTLLARRPFDEGLIGSSLAQGRIYQKLLPEAPAGTAMIKSVVDGVVRLYGYRQLAAYPLVVASASSRDTILKGWYERAFQSSVIVALVILGVGLFGWVFIHQVRDGERIERNLRKAQRTLEQIATHDSLTGLANRRLFERSLEIEFARGARQSSPVGLIMLDIDFFKRYNDAYGHVAGDHCLTQVAQVLKNCSQRKSDLAVRYGGEEFAVLLPDTDINGVLAIAGQIRRSVMDKRITHSGSPTGYLTVSLGCYSFIPSGNDSLEVFIQRADAALYQAKNAGRNRAAVLSLEEGVAELMRSDR; from the coding sequence TTGCCAATCCCCATTCACGACCCGCATCAGACTCCCGGCACGCTTAAACGCCTGCCGCTGCGCAAGGCGGCAGCGCTGTTCATCGTTGCGGTGTGTCTGTGCCTGTCTGGCTTGCTCTATCTGCAACTGGAGCAGACACGGCGTCAGGACCTGGCGAACGCGCAGATCGCTTCCACCAACCTGACCCGAGCCATGGCGCAGCAGGCGGAAGACACGTTTCTGGCCGCCGACCTTGTGCTCACCAGTCTTGCCGATTGGGTTGAGGACGATGGTTATGGCGCCGCGCAGCGACCACGTCTGCAAAAAACCTTCGCGCGTCGGGTGCAGCAACTGGAGCAGTTGCACGGCATGTTCCTCTTCGATCGCGAGGGCCAGTGGGTGATCACCTCGTTCCCGGACCTGCCCCGTGGCAATGGCGTCGCCGACCGCGAGTACTTCAGGTTTCACCAGCAGAACGCTTCTACCGTGGCGCACATCGGCCCGGCGATTCGCAGCCGCGAGAATGGCGAGTGGATCATCCCGATCTCGAAACGCATCAACGACCGCGCCGGCAATTTCCAGGGCGTGCTGATGGCCGGGATCAAGATGGCGTACTTCGACCGGTTCTTCAAAAGCTTCAGCCTCGATGACAACGGCATCATGTTTCTCGGACTCAAGGACGGCACGTTGCTGGCGCGGCGACCGTTCGACGAAGGCCTGATCGGTTCGTCGCTGGCGCAAGGCAGGATCTACCAGAAGCTGCTGCCCGAAGCCCCGGCCGGCACTGCGATGATCAAGTCGGTGGTCGACGGCGTGGTGCGCTTGTACGGCTACCGCCAGTTGGCGGCTTACCCGCTGGTGGTAGCGTCCGCCTCTTCGCGCGACACGATTCTCAAGGGTTGGTATGAGCGGGCCTTTCAGTCCAGCGTGATTGTGGCGCTGGTGATTCTTGGCGTCGGCCTGTTCGGCTGGGTGTTCATTCATCAGGTGCGTGACGGCGAGCGAATCGAGAGAAACCTGCGCAAGGCACAGCGCACACTGGAGCAGATCGCGACCCACGACAGCCTGACGGGGCTGGCGAATCGGCGCCTGTTCGAGCGTTCGCTGGAGATTGAGTTTGCCCGCGGTGCCCGACAGTCGAGTCCGGTCGGCCTGATCATGCTCGATATCGATTTCTTCAAGCGCTACAACGATGCCTACGGGCACGTGGCAGGGGATCACTGCCTGACTCAGGTGGCGCAGGTGTTGAAGAATTGCTCTCAACGCAAGTCTGACCTGGCGGTGCGTTACGGTGGCGAAGAGTTCGCGGTGTTGCTGCCGGATACCGACATCAACGGCGTGCTGGCGATTGCCGGGCAGATTCGCCGCAGCGTGATGGATAAACGCATTACTCACAGCGGTTCGCCCACCGGTTACCTGACGGTGAGTCTGGGCTGCTACTCATTTATTCCGAGCGGCAATGACAGCCTCGAAGTGTTTATCCAGCGTGCTGATGCGGCGCTGTATCAGGCAAAAAATGCCGGACGCAATCGCGCGGCGGTGTTGTCGCTGGAGGAGGGTGTTGCCGAGTTGATGCGGTCGGATCGCTAA
- a CDS encoding alpha/beta hydrolase, whose amino-acid sequence MAAETVTCAKGNNYKLHKEHALTDKKDVSDKPVPVESTKAIVVFVGGAGDKERYYFSGPYGNIQEARKDFDERTTSLAKEGKYKSEWLGYNEVRGKQDIQRHVLSLIPYKSCPVYIVGHSLGGWNGAHLTKIMSEWGYRIQMLITLDPVGEGALVWLGSDIYRERPDPIAADWINIKAMPTKRDSSDGVADFGEKWLISCGPSLNVNIDTNHANALGLFTARIAGSKSAADMLFDSIMKDFP is encoded by the coding sequence ATGGCCGCTGAAACAGTAACGTGCGCGAAAGGCAACAATTACAAGCTGCACAAGGAACATGCGCTGACGGACAAGAAGGATGTCAGTGACAAGCCTGTGCCGGTGGAGAGTACCAAGGCGATTGTTGTTTTCGTCGGAGGCGCTGGGGATAAGGAACGTTATTATTTTTCGGGGCCTTATGGAAACATCCAAGAGGCACGGAAGGACTTTGATGAGCGCACGACAAGCTTGGCAAAGGAGGGTAAATATAAGTCTGAGTGGCTGGGCTATAACGAAGTCAGAGGAAAACAGGATATTCAGCGACATGTCTTGAGTCTGATCCCCTACAAGAGCTGTCCTGTCTATATCGTGGGTCATAGCCTCGGTGGGTGGAACGGTGCGCATCTGACAAAGATCATGTCGGAATGGGGTTACCGGATTCAGATGCTGATTACCCTTGATCCCGTGGGTGAAGGGGCCTTGGTCTGGTTGGGGTCGGATATTTATCGCGAACGCCCCGATCCAATTGCTGCCGACTGGATCAACATCAAAGCGATGCCAACTAAAAGAGATTCGTCAGATGGGGTCGCTGATTTTGGTGAAAAGTGGCTTATCTCCTGTGGCCCTTCATTGAACGTCAATATAGACACTAATCATGCAAATGCATTGGGGTTGTTTACTGCCCGTATCGCGGGGAGCAAATCGGCAGCCGATATGCTTTTTGACTCAATCATGAAGGATTTTCCATGA
- a CDS encoding PAAR domain-containing protein translates to MSGKPAARVTDPTACPLPGHGTNPIASGSPNVNFDGLAAARMTDKSACGSPITGGVSSTVFINGLNAATLDSTGGHGNVVIGGSGTVIIGDTVTAAPFSGLLPMPVHFTDKLKLVNDVTGEPMTNHPYVIQRADGRLEHGVSDANGFTHEVSSHLPETIKLFLEE, encoded by the coding sequence ATGAGCGGAAAACCCGCCGCCCGCGTCACCGATCCAACCGCCTGCCCACTCCCGGGACATGGCACCAATCCGATTGCCAGTGGCTCGCCGAATGTGAATTTCGACGGATTGGCGGCTGCCCGAATGACCGATAAATCAGCGTGCGGCAGCCCGATTACTGGCGGCGTTTCCTCGACGGTGTTTATCAATGGCTTAAACGCCGCGACCCTGGACAGCACCGGTGGGCACGGCAATGTGGTCATTGGCGGGTCGGGCACGGTCATCATTGGTGACACGGTAACAGCGGCACCTTTCAGTGGATTGCTGCCGATGCCGGTGCATTTCACGGACAAATTGAAACTGGTCAATGACGTGACCGGTGAGCCCATGACCAATCATCCCTACGTGATCCAGCGCGCAGACGGGCGTCTGGAGCACGGGGTGTCTGACGCTAACGGGTTCACCCACGAAGTTAGCTCGCACCTGCCTGAAACCATCAAGCTGTTTTTGGAGGAGTGA
- a CDS encoding ribonuclease T2, producing MKKLFTILALIALTAGSIGLSSARQSNASKVQTEAVAGQFDYYLLTLSWSPTFCLTHKDDVQCSGKGYGFVLHGLWPQYANGGWPESCPPLTTLSAAETTKGLTLFPTKKLLDHEWSKHGTCSGLGAMGYLDEADKAVGAVKIPQELQPFSSSYYFEAQEIADLFRKANPGIPANGIAVICSGPELSEVRVCMGKDLQFGACGKGVKTQCRAGDIRVPPSR from the coding sequence ATGAAAAAGCTGTTTACAATTCTGGCGCTGATCGCGCTGACGGCCGGTAGCATCGGCCTGAGTTCGGCGCGTCAGTCGAACGCCAGCAAGGTACAAACGGAAGCGGTAGCGGGGCAGTTCGATTACTACCTGCTGACGCTGTCCTGGTCGCCAACGTTCTGCCTCACCCACAAAGATGACGTGCAATGCTCCGGCAAGGGCTACGGCTTCGTGCTGCACGGCTTGTGGCCGCAATACGCCAACGGCGGCTGGCCGGAATCCTGCCCACCGCTGACCACGTTGTCGGCCGCGGAAACCACCAAGGGCCTGACACTGTTCCCGACCAAGAAACTGCTTGACCACGAATGGTCCAAGCACGGCACCTGCAGCGGCCTGGGCGCGATGGGTTATCTGGACGAAGCGGACAAAGCAGTTGGCGCGGTGAAAATCCCGCAGGAGCTGCAACCGTTCAGCAGCTCGTATTACTTCGAAGCCCAGGAAATCGCCGACCTGTTCCGCAAGGCCAACCCGGGGATCCCGGCCAATGGCATCGCGGTGATCTGCAGCGGCCCGGAGCTTTCGGAAGTGCGGGTGTGCATGGGCAAGGATCTGCAGTTCGGCGCGTGCGGCAAGGGCGTGAAGACGCAGTGCCGGGCGGGGGATATTCGGGTGCCGCCGTCGCGTTGA
- a CDS encoding transporter substrate-binding domain-containing protein, protein MPINKKLLLLGSLLALNLSAQAAEQPSHLDTIQQQGQLRVCTTGDYKPYTFKRSDGDFEGIDIAMARSLADSLGVKVEWVQTTWKTLMPDMQAGKCDIGMGGISVTLERQKKAYFSNTLDSDGKIPLVRCADQSKYQTVEQINQPNVRLVEPAGGTNEAFVHAFLPKAQLALHDNVTIFQQLLDNKADVMITDASEALYQQKLKPGLCAVNPHQYMQYGEKAYLLPRDDISWKLYVDQWLHLSKVTGSYQKVIGEWLALPQ, encoded by the coding sequence ATGCCCATCAATAAAAAACTGCTCTTGCTCGGTTCATTGCTCGCGCTGAATTTAAGCGCTCAGGCCGCCGAGCAACCGTCGCACCTCGACACCATCCAGCAACAAGGCCAGTTGCGCGTCTGCACCACTGGCGACTACAAGCCCTACACCTTCAAACGCAGCGACGGCGACTTCGAGGGTATCGACATCGCCATGGCGCGCTCGCTGGCCGACAGCCTCGGCGTGAAAGTCGAGTGGGTGCAAACCACCTGGAAAACCCTGATGCCGGACATGCAGGCCGGCAAGTGCGACATCGGCATGGGTGGCATTTCGGTGACGCTGGAGCGGCAGAAGAAAGCCTACTTCAGCAACACCCTCGACAGCGACGGCAAGATCCCGCTGGTGCGCTGCGCCGATCAGTCCAAGTACCAGACCGTCGAGCAGATCAACCAGCCCAACGTACGGCTGGTTGAACCGGCAGGCGGCACCAACGAAGCCTTCGTCCACGCCTTCCTGCCCAAGGCGCAACTGGCCCTGCACGACAACGTGACGATCTTCCAGCAACTGCTCGATAACAAGGCCGACGTGATGATCACCGACGCCTCGGAAGCGCTGTATCAGCAGAAACTCAAACCGGGTTTGTGCGCGGTGAATCCGCACCAGTACATGCAGTATGGGGAGAAAGCCTATCTGCTGCCGCGCGATGACATCAGCTGGAAACTGTACGTTGATCAGTGGCTGCATCTGAGCAAAGTCACTGGCAGTTATCAGAAGGTCATTGGTGAGTGGCTGGCGCTGCCGCAGTAA
- a CDS encoding Lrp/AsnC family transcriptional regulator — MQKKSSKRISLDETDLAILELLQEDASISNAELSERLSLSLTPCWRRRKRMEEAGVIKGYQANLDRRMLGLDIMAFVHIRFSTHADHAPDAFESVIAQLPQVLSCHKITGDADYVLQVLAEDLDSYSDFIEQVLRRQVGIASIQSSLALREVKTSSRIAIPRPGRE; from the coding sequence ATGCAGAAAAAATCATCCAAACGCATCAGTCTCGACGAGACCGACCTGGCGATTCTTGAGTTGTTGCAGGAAGACGCCAGTATTTCCAACGCTGAACTCAGTGAGCGGCTGTCGTTGAGCCTTACGCCTTGCTGGCGGCGGCGCAAAAGAATGGAGGAGGCCGGGGTGATCAAGGGCTATCAGGCCAACCTTGATCGGCGAATGCTCGGGCTGGACATCATGGCGTTCGTGCACATCCGTTTTTCCACCCACGCCGATCACGCGCCGGACGCCTTCGAGTCGGTGATTGCGCAACTGCCCCAGGTGCTGTCCTGTCACAAGATCACCGGCGATGCCGATTATGTGTTGCAGGTGCTGGCCGAGGATCTGGATAGCTACAGCGATTTCATCGAGCAGGTGCTCAGGCGCCAAGTCGGGATTGCGTCCATCCAGTCCAGCCTGGCGTTGCGTGAGGTCAAGACCAGTAGCCGTATTGCGATACCCAGACCGGGAAGGGAATGA